The Oryzias latipes chromosome 11, ASM223467v1 nucleotide sequence ctggcggtccgaagaaaaaagcttgtccgcggtgcgtcaggaggaggaccgcagaaggcggacatgctgctatgtagtcctgagaagctgtggaaactcatcagaagttcacaaccatcacaaaaccctcgtctctgccgctaacacagtctgctcctggtgtgtgcatcagtcagcagccggacacacggagaaagcagtgacgtcatcgccccgcctcccctctgctaatgcttttcgaaatgaatattgcGACAAGGTgcggttttaggtataaaatgaaaaagcattttgaaatattgctttttctttttaattttgagtcaaaaaatgcagctacattttgaaaattaaaaagcatttctgttaatccattttaattgtcaaattagacatttctaaatgaattatgctacacatttacaagggacttttttgaaaatgaaaagtcaaataccattttctttatcattttaattaagtgacagaaaaagctgggttgaagtataaaatgataaagcattttgaagtattgctttttctttttaattttgagtcaaaaatgcagcttcattttgtaaattaaaaagcatttcaattaatccattttgaatgtaaaattagacatttctaaatgatttatgctacacatttaccatggaatgtcttgaaaatgaaatgtcaaataccattttcattttaattttaattactgtaagtgacagaataagctgtgttgagcaaggaaatgaaaaagcattttggtggtttgctttttcattatatttttgagtcaaaaaatggtttttcattttgaaaatgaaaaagcatttctggttttgactttgctttttatttatgctacataatcgcttccatagtctggttctgctggaggcTTGTCTTCCTATTGCCTCCGTTTAGAAGTTTTCCTCTCCGCTGGCGCCCTCTGTTGGCTCAAAGTGGAAACTACATAAAAAACCTTAGACTCTTTTCTGTTGGTCTCTACAGGCCATTACTATAAAACAATGAGGGCAATCTGGCCTCAGTGGAATAATCTGAACTCAATTATCCTGATTTTAAATGTCTGAAATTATTTGGGCAAAAGGAACTGCTTGATTTGATGTTTCTTTATGTGTCGCTCCTCAAATTAGTCCTTTATTGAAATGAATTGCAAATGTAAGCCTGCATCATATTTTGTAATACATCAAAAAATACCGTGTCATTTAAACCAATCTGCAATCCTGAAAACGCAACCTTCTGGAACTGCATTTCTGTCGTGTgtacaaaaacaccattttctgcACTTATAAGTCACTATAAAAGTTAATACAGATAGTTTTCGGGAAAGTGACAAATAAAAGATTaatttttttggagaaaaaaaagtcttaaaaaatgtttgagaatCTTTTGCAGATGTTTATTTTATGCCAAAATAACTCcaacaaataaatgtgttttcttgACTTCCAATTTGCTAAATTCTTCTAAATTTAAGACTTAAAAGCAGttgccagaaaaaaatgttttatttcaccatatgtgtttattatatttaattaaaacaaagttgttggtttttttaccAAGTGCTTTGAGCTAAAATCAGCTAAAGTGTACTCTCCCTGATTGGGCctgtgcttttaaaataattcaaatttaaTCTAAACTATTAGCAGAAAAGAACTTTAAGATATGAAACCCTTATAAATGTTAGAATGCAGACATTTCATGGACATTTGCCATCAGTCGTTCTGCTTCCTTTCAGTCGTTTCACCTTTAGTTCTGAGGCACGGTAatgatttttgtcattttgattgtaaaaataatagaaatctTTTCAAATACTGTCAGTTAGTTTAAGCTTCTAAAGGCTTTTGATTCCTCAAATGCTCAATGGGGATGGAATATGTAAAGCTCTGGGTTTCTGCCTTCAGATCAGGTCTCAAGTGTAAAAGGGCTGAATTCCACAGAGCATCTACAGGCCTTTCACCCCGATTTAGGCTGGACTCCATAAAAACAGGTGGAAGAACCTGCTGGAGTTCCTGCAGCAATCAAGGTAAAACGGGCTCATCTGCCTCACGAATCCTCCTCTTAAGATCACCGACAAGCTTTAGAAGTTGCTAATTGACAGAATTAAGAGGTTTTATTTCAAGGCCAGAGCCTCCTGCAGGAGCTCCCAGAGTCCTGCAGGGAACTTGTTagtttgcagagcagcagatctTCTCAGCATGAACATTAAATCGTTTCTCCAGCTGTTAAGGTAATTTCAGCGCCGCATTCAGGCCAGCTGCTCTCAGAGAAACACTTCCTGTGTTTCCAAGCAGAAAAATCCAACCCAGAGGAGATAAAACTCAAGAAAGTTTTAATACAACTTTTGAATTTTTGCATtggaattttacaattttaacatttttggtaCAATATCATTTTTCTGCTTCCTTTTGTTCCTGGTAAAACTCCATTTTGTCTCATTTAAAGAGGAAATTTCTCCAGGTTGCAGCTGAAGTGAATTTTCTTTGCATCTCACCACAAAAGTACCAAATTATCTCACTTTGCATTtgaataaacagcatttttaaacttttggagCCTCATGGGGCTCAAACTGTTTCTCTTCTGGGTTTTCattgattgaaaatcttttcaagtggatttttttaaaataatcttctaatccgttttgtctctttctgggtcacagggctgctggagcctatcccggccacttgcgggcgaagCCACGGgccatcctggacaggtcgccagtctgtcgcagtaaAATAATCATTTAACAAATTTTCTTCGTCTACATAGAATGAGTTGTAATATTTTCCTAAATCTCtgaggttaaaaaacaaacaaacaggaagtgtcagGCAGAAAGCATGTAGGACAGCAAATtagggtttttattttcaaacttgtACATTTGAAGAGTGAAGAGGATCCTTGTTTTCTATACACAACACTAAATCTCTGGACGGCCGTGGTCGGTTATGGGTCCAGCTGGCCTTTTCCCGTGTGATGCGGAGGCGGCGTGTATGTCCCCTCCTTTATCATCTTGTCGCGCTGCTGACGGATAGCATACAGCCGCTGGtgctggaggaggaagaggaggaaagtTTGGGGTCCGTTTGAAACATTCATTTGAAACCGAATCAAAGTAAAAAGACGCCTCTTGAACCCTCACAAACCGAGTCTGTTTGTCTGATTTCTCAACAGGTTATTAACTGAAGAAAATGATAAACTTGTTAAAGTAGTTTTCACATTTAACTTCATTTGACTCATCAGATAAACTAATGTGTGACCTCATCTGATGAGCAGAGGCGGGGCCTTCCTTACTGCAGCTTTGTGCTGCACAGACAGCAGctgagatgagaaaaaaaagttgtttgatGACAAAAAATCTATTGGAGAAGCGGATAAAGTGCTAGTTAATTACGACATATTTGCTAGTTTTGTCGCCTCTCTGGAAATAGTTCTCATCGGAACCCATTAAATGACAGGGGACACAAAAAATCTCTTCGGGAACTTTAAAAACGAGTGAAATGATGTCATTTACTGGAAACACCGGGTTTTCCAAAGGGTGTTGAGCCTCCCTGGGtttaaactgatccaaatggctctttgagtggtaaaggttgccgacccctggactAGAACAGCTGAGATCAGTCAAATTTGAGATTTGAGAGATTAGTTTTATATTGACTAAATAAAGATCCAAAAAATAAGCGGCTCCCGTTAAGTTCAGAGAAGCGGCTCACCGTTTTCTGGCGGTGCATGCACTCGTAGAAGTCCTCAAACTCCTGCTGGCACTCCTTCTTGGCGCGGGTCTGTCCGATACCATGAGAGCATTCTACCCACTCCTTCTCGAAGGCGTGGCAGCGCGCCGGCCGCTTGTTGGGCTGCTCTCCGCTCTGCAGCAGGATCCAGCGGTCAACGTTGATGCCGAGCCGCGACTGAATGTCCACGAGGGGCATGGCGCTGTGAGAAGAAGGAAAAGAGTGGACAAACAGGAGATCGGTGTTATCTTTCTGTGGGGGATTCCGATAGTAAGACCCAAAAGCAGTCAAGGAGAAGCTGGGGATTTGGTGACTTGGAGAACTGGAGAGGAGTTCTGAGGGGTGAGGGAGGCTCTGAGCTACTGAGGATCAAAGCCACCATAGTATGACATTCAGTATCTCAATACCTCATGGAAAAATCCACATTGTGGAGTCTTActttattcaaaacatttcaGTGGCTACTTTCTATAGCTGTGTACATTTGCAtgaaaaagtgtccaaaaacCAAAATACTTTTCCTCTTTCTTCACTACTTCGTCACTCTAAAGATTTGGAACAATGAAATATTAGCTGCTTCAATAAGATCCTGACCTGAGGCTTTGAAATCAGCTTTATCCTCATCGGTAAATGACATGTTCCATTCTGGTTTGGTAAGTGTTGGGATTAGCTCCAGCAACCCTTATGATCCTAACTAGAGAAAGAGGATAAAGATGCTCGTTTGGATAGAAATTTAGAATTTAAACTGGCTAGGAGCATCTTATAAGCTTAGTGTTCAACCTTTTCCATTGGTGTCTGCCTTTAAACTGCTGTTACTGAGAGTCttctctttattctttttttcccggCGCTACCATAAAAAGACACAGAGCACTAAGGTAGGGACATTTGGTGCCTTGCTCAAAAACCAGTAAGTAATTATTGGTGGTGGGAGGTTTTGACTAAAATGATGGTAGTCTGCAAGCCTTAAGCCATGAAGTACATCTGTAGCCTTCAGATCAGAGCTAAATAAGTAAAGTGAACTGAATGCAACAATGATGGAGCATCACAGTGGAGTATTCCCACTAACATTCCATAGGATGGAACTGACACGTTAACCCAAAGCAGTTTACAGATGTTTGCATGAGAGGAATCTGGGGTTAGATGTGCTTCCCAAGGACACCATGAAAATCCAACACAAGATTTGAGCCTCTGATTAAACAACTGACAGCAGAATATACCCAATGAGCTCCAGCAAATACATGAAGATCTTCATGTTTGGctaaagattttaaaacatttgattataaTATATATAGGCAAGAAAGCATaaataaagtcaagtagagttaACATATTaaacctttttaaagaaaatacaaatatattttgtctctacggaaaaaataaaaaaatatacaatcaGAAGTTATCAAAAACAGactatttaaagtttttaaatttgttatcTCTAATTATCAGAtccccattttaattttaatttccttttttttgacaTCATTGTTATATGTTAggtaattttttattattagttttttggtttttttttgctataagATATTGTTAAGCTGTTTTATGGTTTGATTTGTTTGAAGAATATTTGGATATATGTATGTTAcacatatatatgataataaaaacattaatgggGAAGTTAGACGcctctttacctttttttaaggagatttttcacaaatttctattgttttttctttattttatttattttacacaaaatcaATGTGTGAACTTTTGTCCACATaaacttaaagaaatgttttgctttACCTTTTGGGCTTCAACAATGAATAAACAACACTGCAGGCCTTTAAAGCCGCTAAAACTCGTTTGGTATTATGCTAAAGTTTAGCATAATACCAAACGAGTTTTAGCGGCTTTACTCTGATATTTACAAAAGCAACAATAAGAGAAGCAGCAAACTGTGAATAGATATCAGGAAGACGGTTTCGGTTAAGCTGTTATGTAAAACCCTGAGTGAATATAATATCAATCCGTCTGGTCTGCAGTTTTAGCATTCTCCGTCAATGACAGCCGCTACTTTATCTGTACAATTAAACGTATAGAATTAACCTGTAACCAATAATAAATTGTCACAATTGTAGCATAAGCAGTCGAAATGTCaaatttataaatgaaaacatctgaGTTTACCTGATTGTGTGGTTTTTATCGGAGACCTTACTTCCTTAACCTTTCTTCGGCGTCACGCTTTACGGCAGACCACTCCACGGCCGTAAAACGATTAACTCTGCCGTAAACAGCCAGTGACGCTCTGGGACCCTCCAGCGCCGTCAAGCGGACCAAAGTGTCAAATTCAAAGTATTCTTTctacattgcttttttttgtttgggaaAACGAAATTTTGTCACAAcgttatttattgatttattttttaaccctaaACAAGTATTTCTTGTTTTAGGTTTAATTCTCAAAAATCCCCAATCGATTGCATATTGGAATTCAATCATCTTGTGCTGCTCTTTGGGCCTCAATTATGCGAAGTGTAAGCACTCTAGGATAAGGATCCCGTAGgagggagaaaaataaaatttgcaCCATTTAACTCTTTCTCCAATGATAGCTgaaaaaccaataaaataaataaaaagaaaccaaatcaTCTGTGAGTCATAC carries:
- the ndufs5 gene encoding NADH dehydrogenase [ubiquinone] iron-sulfur protein 5, encoding MPLVDIQSRLGINVDRWILLQSGEQPNKRPARCHAFEKEWVECSHGIGQTRAKKECQQEFEDFYECMHRQKTHQRLYAIRQQRDKMIKEGTYTPPPHHTGKGQLDP